The Nocardioides pantholopis genome window below encodes:
- a CDS encoding NADPH-dependent F420 reductase, whose protein sequence is MPTIGIIGAGQAGSTLARAAIAAGYDIVIANSRGPRTLTGVVRDLGPRALAASTADAAAAADFAVIAFPYAPGDRLPVEELAGKVVLDPNNYMPWRDGAFPDVDSGLKTIHELRQEQLPTSKVVKAFSHIQFHERSQIRVPSDALPAVLRLARPPGAPDRKALVVSSDHPDAVELVTRFYDDLGFDAVDNSPLSESWRSAPGTPMWRHHVDGQSRDELIRNLGRARRPGDVELGEPERDARLQLTRKIDGAP, encoded by the coding sequence ATGCCCACCATCGGGATCATCGGCGCCGGCCAGGCCGGAAGCACGCTCGCTCGAGCGGCCATCGCCGCTGGCTACGACATCGTGATCGCCAACTCGCGGGGACCCAGGACCTTGACCGGCGTGGTCCGCGACCTGGGTCCGCGGGCGCTCGCCGCGTCCACGGCGGATGCCGCCGCGGCAGCCGACTTCGCCGTCATCGCGTTCCCGTACGCGCCCGGCGACAGGCTGCCTGTCGAGGAGCTCGCCGGGAAGGTCGTGCTCGACCCCAACAACTACATGCCCTGGCGGGACGGGGCCTTCCCCGATGTCGACTCCGGCCTCAAGACGATTCACGAGCTGCGCCAGGAGCAGCTGCCCACCTCGAAGGTCGTGAAGGCGTTCAGCCACATCCAGTTCCACGAGCGCTCCCAGATCCGGGTCCCGAGCGACGCACTGCCTGCCGTGCTCCGGCTGGCCAGACCGCCCGGAGCACCTGACCGAAAGGCCCTGGTCGTCTCGAGCGACCACCCGGACGCCGTCGAGCTCGTGACCCGCTTCTATGACGACCTCGGGTTCGACGCGGTCGACAACAGCCCCCTCAGCGAGTCCTGGCGCAGTGCCCCCGGAACGCCGATGTGGCGCCACCACGTCGATGGACAGAGCCGCGACGAGCTGATCCGCAACCTGGGACGTGCGCGGCGCCCGGGTGACGTCGAGCTTGGCGAGCCCGAGCGGGACGCGCGGCTGCAGCTCACCCGCAAGATCGACGGTGCGCCGTGA
- a CDS encoding helix-turn-helix transcriptional regulator, giving the protein MSEKTNPLGTFLRARRGLVTPEQAGIPDFGVRRVPGLRRAEVAMLAGISEDYYLRLERGRDRHPSVQVLESIGRVLQLDDEHLAHLLALAADVPRKRRARRPKETVPPGALKLLDSLAQPAFIEGRYFDILAANDLAGVLSPGLVVGGNQLRAFFLDPAEQLYYPDWEAMTECFIANLRQAVGTDIDDPRFIELTGELSLASAQFRRLWARHEVRGQTGTPIRFNHPQVGALTLNRERLSIGGAEDLMLVIYHADPGSSHAEKLSLLASAGLAGRRTRHPAQPATT; this is encoded by the coding sequence GTGAGCGAGAAGACGAACCCCTTGGGCACGTTCCTGCGGGCGCGTCGAGGGCTCGTGACCCCCGAGCAGGCGGGCATCCCCGACTTCGGCGTACGACGCGTTCCGGGCCTGCGGCGTGCGGAGGTCGCGATGCTCGCCGGCATCAGCGAGGACTACTACCTGCGCCTGGAGCGAGGCCGCGATCGCCACCCGTCAGTGCAGGTGCTGGAGTCGATCGGCCGTGTCCTCCAGCTCGATGACGAGCACCTGGCCCACCTCCTGGCCCTGGCCGCGGACGTTCCTCGCAAGCGCCGGGCCCGCCGACCGAAGGAGACAGTTCCTCCCGGCGCACTCAAGCTGCTGGACTCCTTGGCCCAGCCCGCCTTCATCGAGGGGCGGTACTTCGACATCCTGGCCGCCAACGACCTCGCCGGGGTTCTGTCCCCCGGACTCGTCGTCGGCGGAAACCAGCTGCGGGCCTTCTTCCTCGACCCGGCCGAGCAGCTCTACTACCCGGACTGGGAAGCCATGACGGAGTGCTTCATCGCGAACCTGCGACAGGCCGTGGGCACCGACATCGACGATCCCCGGTTCATCGAGCTCACCGGGGAGCTGTCGTTGGCAAGTGCTCAGTTCCGGCGGCTCTGGGCCCGCCACGAGGTGCGCGGGCAGACAGGGACCCCGATCCGGTTCAACCACCCGCAGGTCGGCGCGCTCACCCTCAACCGGGAGCGGCTCAGCATCGGCGGTGCCGAGGACCTGATGCTCGTGATCTACCACGCCGACCCTGGCTCCAGTCACGCGGAGAAGCTCAGCCTGCTGGCGTCCGCCGGCCTCGCCGGGAGAAGAACCCGGCACCCGGCCCAGCCGGCCACGACCTGA
- a CDS encoding DUF3995 domain-containing protein, with product MGRTAERHSSAETRRVVAFGAAAWCLVFLIPHGYWGLGGRAGLGDSSRAADQAFEQAWFTLYNGAVIVLCVLGAAWALLLATPRLLDRPSGLLRLVALTAGVLLLLRGGVGLAALAVDVVSGDALPPLILGLVEPAFVLGGLIWLALGRTIASARERTPSPGR from the coding sequence ATGGGGAGAACCGCTGAGCGTCACTCGTCCGCCGAGACCCGGAGAGTCGTGGCGTTCGGTGCTGCTGCGTGGTGCCTGGTCTTCCTGATCCCCCACGGCTACTGGGGACTGGGCGGCCGTGCCGGCCTCGGCGACTCGTCCCGGGCCGCCGACCAGGCGTTCGAGCAGGCGTGGTTCACCCTCTACAACGGTGCGGTCATCGTGCTGTGCGTGCTGGGGGCTGCCTGGGCACTGCTGCTGGCCACCCCGAGGCTCCTGGACCGGCCTTCGGGTCTGCTGCGGCTCGTCGCGCTCACCGCCGGAGTCCTGCTGCTGCTGCGCGGCGGCGTCGGACTCGCCGCCCTGGCGGTGGACGTCGTGTCGGGCGACGCTCTCCCGCCGCTCATCCTGGGCCTGGTGGAGCCGGCCTTCGTGCTGGGCGGACTGATCTGGCTGGCGCTCGGAAGGACCATCGCCTCCGCGCGAGAGCGCACGCCGTCGCCAGGCCGCTGA
- a CDS encoding TetR/AcrR family transcriptional regulator — protein MSEPVVRRTQVDRRAKTRNALLVAAARGLATYGYANLVLEQVARDAGYTRGALYHLFANKEELALAVVEWVGSTWDAEVRQPALDEADPLDALITMTRGHARYCRQHEGARVILTLRVELTGQDHPVGRAMAGTYDVLEAGCADLVTAARSDGSIPAGPPARLMARAFLAILESVGIEVADSPPYDVELLERAVRGVLGVPPA, from the coding sequence GTGAGCGAACCCGTCGTGCGCCGTACCCAGGTCGATCGACGCGCCAAGACGCGCAACGCTCTCCTCGTGGCCGCGGCTCGGGGCCTGGCGACCTACGGCTACGCCAACCTGGTCCTGGAGCAGGTGGCCCGGGACGCCGGGTACACCCGCGGCGCGCTCTACCACCTGTTCGCCAACAAGGAGGAGCTGGCGCTCGCCGTGGTGGAGTGGGTCGGAAGCACCTGGGACGCGGAGGTGCGCCAGCCAGCCCTCGACGAGGCCGATCCCCTGGACGCACTGATCACGATGACCAGAGGTCACGCCCGCTACTGCCGCCAGCACGAGGGGGCCCGGGTGATCCTCACCCTGAGGGTCGAGCTGACCGGGCAGGATCACCCCGTCGGGCGCGCCATGGCAGGGACCTACGACGTCCTCGAGGCCGGGTGCGCCGACCTCGTCACCGCCGCGCGCAGCGACGGCTCCATCCCCGCCGGTCCCCCGGCCCGCCTGATGGCGAGGGCCTTCCTCGCCATCTTGGAGTCGGTCGGCATCGAGGTGGCGGACAGCCCGCCGTACGACGTCGAGCTGCTGGAGCGAGCAGTGCGAGGAGTCCTGGGCGTCCCGCCCGCCTGA
- a CDS encoding DUF6463 family protein — protein sequence MTTWAGWIITVAGLGHTIGSLAETVPHHLGAWFDGRLWSEHEYAEQSDAAAGFWYSVFSFGPPLILIGVLVLWLGRRGLTPPAFLAWAIGAWVVITFVASGPSPLPVLLVAVVLVLLAARRPGPGGGSRPSSRLASGHPEPRAEA from the coding sequence ATGACCACGTGGGCCGGATGGATCATCACCGTGGCCGGCCTCGGGCACACGATCGGCAGCCTGGCCGAGACGGTGCCGCACCACCTGGGGGCCTGGTTCGACGGGCGCCTGTGGAGCGAGCATGAGTACGCCGAGCAGAGCGACGCCGCCGCCGGGTTCTGGTACTCCGTCTTCAGCTTCGGTCCCCCATTGATCCTGATCGGGGTCCTGGTGCTGTGGCTGGGCCGGCGCGGTCTGACGCCGCCAGCGTTCCTGGCCTGGGCCATCGGGGCCTGGGTGGTGATCACCTTCGTCGCCTCCGGACCGTCCCCGCTGCCAGTCCTCCTGGTGGCCGTCGTGCTGGTCCTCCTCGCTGCCCGCCGACCAGGGCCAGGCGGCGGATCCCGCCCGTCGTCTCGGCTAGCCTCGGGCCACCCCGAGCCGAGAGCAGAAGCGTGA
- a CDS encoding DUF2867 domain-containing protein, which translates to MRSNRLPDVEHTTRPWRIHEIAPDFEVEDVWAYRTPGAGPADFPVMLDALRVAGGLNQNPPVVRLLFAIRWRLGAVFGWDEPRAGLAGRVESLRDRLPADLRQEAAGSPVPHTPFTMVFELPDECVIELANRTVHDLCHLGWVPTPSGEYELRMAALVKANGWFGRIYLTAIKPIRYLVVYPALTRKWERAWRDRDVLLASPTPTAPRRPRPRGDSDGSAT; encoded by the coding sequence ATGAGGTCGAACCGGCTGCCCGACGTCGAGCACACGACCCGTCCGTGGCGGATCCACGAGATCGCGCCCGACTTCGAGGTCGAGGACGTGTGGGCCTACCGGACTCCGGGTGCCGGACCGGCCGACTTCCCCGTGATGCTGGACGCGCTGCGGGTCGCCGGCGGGCTCAACCAGAATCCGCCGGTGGTGCGGCTCCTGTTCGCGATCCGCTGGCGGCTCGGGGCGGTGTTCGGCTGGGACGAGCCGCGGGCGGGTCTTGCCGGGCGGGTCGAGTCCCTGCGGGATCGCCTCCCCGCCGACCTCCGTCAGGAGGCGGCCGGGTCCCCGGTGCCCCACACCCCGTTCACCATGGTCTTCGAGCTCCCCGACGAGTGCGTGATCGAGCTGGCCAACAGGACCGTCCACGACCTCTGCCACCTGGGGTGGGTGCCGACGCCCAGCGGCGAGTACGAGCTTCGGATGGCGGCGCTCGTCAAGGCCAACGGCTGGTTCGGCCGGATCTACCTGACCGCGATCAAGCCGATCCGGTACCTGGTCGTCTACCCGGCGCTGACCCGGAAGTGGGAGCGCGCCTGGCGGGACCGGGACGTCCTCCTCGCGTCGCCCACCCCGACCGCTCCGAGGCGCCCCCGGCCGCGCGGCGACAGCGATGGATCAGCCACATGA
- a CDS encoding HNH endonuclease signature motif containing protein has protein sequence MTAAFAPRSGHPVARAAACVHEALDGVVDAPVWSLDAAEAGVALLELTSEIARLQELRLRVAVHAHTVEVGGAVGATSTANWWAHEARLTRQESHRLMRLARALDIPRHDPVREALAAGRVNLDQAQVIVNAVDDLPGDLVDEDTRLRAEEFLLGQARHHDAIALRRLGKRLVEVIAPEHADAVEAARLEREEAAARAAARLTMSDDGHGKTHGRFTIPTHHAAMLRTALLAIAAPKHQQAVNGAGSGERRPGPERMGQAFCEYLERYPTDRLPDAGGVAATIVVTMEMESLVGGLRAAQLSTGETISATEARRLACQAGIIPAVLDGQGQPLDVGRTRRLFTKAQRIAMALRDGGCTAEGCDRPPGLCHGHHVIPWHFGGGTSLTNGRLLCPRHHARAHDPAYETKTLPGGKVAFHRRC, from the coding sequence ATGACGGCAGCGTTCGCACCTCGATCCGGGCACCCGGTGGCCCGGGCGGCGGCGTGCGTGCACGAGGCGCTGGACGGGGTGGTCGATGCGCCGGTGTGGTCGCTGGACGCGGCCGAGGCGGGTGTCGCGCTGCTGGAGCTGACGTCCGAGATCGCCCGGCTGCAGGAGCTGCGGCTCCGGGTCGCGGTCCACGCGCACACGGTCGAGGTGGGTGGCGCGGTCGGCGCCACGAGTACGGCGAACTGGTGGGCGCACGAGGCCCGGCTGACCCGCCAGGAGAGCCACCGGCTGATGCGGCTGGCGCGGGCGTTGGACATCCCGCGCCACGACCCGGTCCGGGAGGCCTTGGCCGCGGGCCGGGTCAACCTGGACCAGGCGCAGGTGATCGTGAATGCCGTCGACGACCTGCCTGGCGATCTGGTCGACGAGGACACCCGGCTGCGGGCCGAGGAGTTCCTGCTCGGGCAGGCCCGCCACCACGACGCGATCGCGTTGCGCCGGCTGGGGAAGCGGCTGGTCGAGGTCATCGCCCCCGAGCACGCGGACGCCGTCGAGGCCGCGCGGCTGGAGCGGGAGGAGGCCGCCGCCCGTGCTGCGGCGAGGTTGACGATGTCCGACGACGGGCACGGGAAGACCCACGGCCGGTTCACGATCCCCACCCACCATGCAGCCATGCTCCGCACCGCCCTGCTGGCGATCGCGGCCCCGAAGCACCAGCAGGCCGTGAACGGAGCTGGGTCCGGTGAGCGGCGGCCGGGTCCGGAGCGGATGGGTCAGGCCTTCTGCGAGTACCTAGAGCGTTACCCGACCGACCGGCTCCCCGACGCCGGCGGCGTCGCCGCCACGATCGTGGTCACGATGGAGATGGAGTCGCTGGTCGGCGGCCTGCGGGCCGCGCAGCTGAGCACGGGCGAGACCATCTCCGCCACCGAGGCCCGCAGGCTGGCCTGTCAGGCCGGGATCATCCCCGCTGTCCTCGACGGTCAGGGTCAGCCCCTCGACGTCGGCCGCACCCGGCGGCTGTTCACCAAGGCCCAGCGCATCGCGATGGCACTGCGCGACGGCGGCTGCACCGCCGAAGGATGCGACCGGCCACCGGGACTGTGTCACGGCCACCACGTCATCCCCTGGCACTTCGGCGGTGGCACCAGCCTGACCAACGGCCGGC